From the genome of Alicyclobacillus sp. SO9:
TACCTGAGCCATGATTTCATCACGCTGCCGTGTGAACATGTCGTACTGTTCCAGCAAAGCTTTCATCTCTATCCTGGCAGCTGTGAGCCCCTCTTTCAGACCAATGGACCTTTCAGCGGTACTGACAAGCCGTATGGCTCGCTTCATACCGACAGCCCGCTTCACACCATCCTTTTTCCACTGCCTCACAACCTCACTGGCGCCTAGCGAGAGTATGTCCTGCGGAAACGGAGACGTACGCAGTGTAATGAGTGACGCCTTGCCTTCCCAGTCCTTAAACACCTGGGTGTATTCCGGAAAGAAGCGATCAAGCCAGTTCTGAATCCGCATTTGCACTTGCCCCAAATTCACCATGACCTTCTCTCTGAGGTTCATGAGGATTCTTAAATCCGCATAAACACCAGTCGGGAGTTTGGGCTCGGTGTACTTGCCGTCTTTCACGAGATTGGCAATGACCTTAGCATCCTTGTAGTCGTTTTTCGTCGGTGAGTTATCCTCTAAATCTTTGCTCTTGTTGACGTGATGTGGGTTCACAAGCACGAATCGAACATTCAAGTCTTGTATGAAGGCACCTAACGGGAACCAGTAGTGTCCGGTCGGCTCGACGCCAAACACAACATCGGTTTTGCTGTGCAGTTGTTGCAACTCCTTCATCCACGTTACAAGTTTCGTTAGGCCCTCATCATCGTTACTGAACACACATTCTTTACCAAGCTCAATTCCACGAAAGTCAATGGCTCTTGCAACATGGGTGTGCTTTGCAATATCAGCACCCACAATGATGGTACAATCGGTAATTTGTTGAATTCGTTGATTTTGTTTCTGCTGCATCTTATACTTCATGTTGAGCGTCCTCCTCAATTAGGGAATGAATGTCCTGCATTCGGAACCCAGCATACAGGAGGCGCTCTTTTTTGTTCAAACCCGAAATTAATTCATTACAGGAATAGCTCCTTAACTAATTGAAAGGATGTTTCCAATGACTGTTCGTGCAGAAAACCTCATTGAGTTCTTACAGGAAGTCATCACCGACCTGGCTGATGAACTGGTTCGTCAATATGTCAGTGTCACGATTGCTGTCACCATCAAAGCTGAATAGCTTACACGGCCTGTCGTTCAAGCCAATCCAGAAAGTCCTCACGTCGAATCCGGTATCGTCTCGGACTAATGACTGTGACCTTAAAATCTTCGCGGGCCATAATGCGCCTCGCTTGGCTCTCGGCAATTCCCAATAGTTCGGCCAGCTTCTCTGCACCGAACAGCATCGGAATGTCGTCCGGGTTGTAGACTGGCGCTGTTATCGCGCGAATCAGCTCATTTCATGTCGCTTCATTACAAGGAATTCCTTCTTCTTCCGTGGAAGTTATTCGGTTCCAACCATCAAACTACAGAAGGAGGTGAAGGAGATTGAATGTGCTTATCGTTGCGTATGACTTACATGAGAAACCAGAATCGGCCTACGAAACTCTCATCTCAGGAATTAGACAGTACTCAAATACTTTCGAATTCCAGAAATCTGTTTGGATAATTGCAACAGAACGTGAGCGTGCAAATGTCCGCGACTACTTGAAACAATTTATCCAGTCAGATGACAAACTCTTTGTCGGCACATTGACCAATGGCTCATGGACAGGTGGTCAAACAGAATTAACCAACTTCTTGTCCAACTACTGGACAATAGAATAGTTATCACGGAGCTCCACCTGGATCTCCGGAGACTCCATCACGTTCCAAGTGCTCGGTAGCCGTTGTCGGATCAGCGGCTTCCTGCAGCCCTACAAAACCGCGACGCTCCATAGCCAAGGCAGTCGTGCTTCTAAATCTCCGGGAGGACAGCCAACTCCTCAACAGAGCACCTATCTTCAACCTTTGAGCGAATCCATTTAAGAAGACTGGAAAGTGTTGTATCGAATACCGTCATGTCCATCACCTCCATCGACTTGAAATATCACGCAGATTCTGGATCTGTGGTAAAATCATGAACAGAAAGGTCGTCTATTGTAACGCCAGAA
Proteins encoded in this window:
- a CDS encoding IS110 family transposase, whose protein sequence is MQQKQNQRIQQITDCTIIVGADIAKHTHVARAIDFRGIELGKECVFSNDDEGLTKLVTWMKELQQLHSKTDVVFGVEPTGHYWFPLGAFIQDLNVRFVLVNPHHVNKSKDLEDNSPTKNDYKDAKVIANLVKDGKYTEPKLPTGVYADLRILMNLREKVMVNLGQVQMRIQNWLDRFFPEYTQVFKDWEGKASLITLRTSPFPQDILSLGASEVVRQWKKDGVKRAVGMKRAIRLVSTAERSIGLKEGLTAARIEMKALLEQYDMFTRQRDEIMAQVEQLLNQIPGTEEMLSVPGMGFTTLAGFLAEVGELQGYEHGQQIIRLAGLNLKENSSGVRKGKTGITKRGRSRLRALLFRAILPMVAKNAEFKALHEYYTTRAHNPLKKKQSLIALCGKLIRVLHTLGTKQVQYNAEDLLGPLRRSQLQVAA
- a CDS encoding helix-turn-helix domain-containing protein — encoded protein: MLFGAEKLAELLGIAESQARRIMAREDFKVTVISPRRYRIRREDFLDWLERQAV
- a CDS encoding CRISPR-associated protein Cas2, translated to MNVLIVAYDLHEKPESAYETLISGIRQYSNTFEFQKSVWIIATERERANVRDYLKQFIQSDDKLFVGTLTNGSWTGGQTELTNFLSNYWTIE